Genomic window (Cardiocondyla obscurior isolate alpha-2009 linkage group LG06, Cobs3.1, whole genome shotgun sequence):
CTGAATTATTCTGTACGCGCGAGATGTCTGGCGGTCCAAACTGTGCCGCAACCTACGATTAAGCGCAATAACGACGCTTAAACGCAGTTCCATAACGATCGACGACGTTAGACGTTGAACCGCGCGTTGTACAGTGAGACGTGCAGTAGCcggcgaaaaaagaaaaaaaaagaaaaaaaaaaggaaaaaaaggaaaaaaaaaaaaaaaccccattTCTTCCCCGTTCTTCTCTTGCCGAAATTGGACTTGGAGTAATACGATGAAACTTTAATAGCTTCTTCTGTCCGATTTCAACGCCGGAGCCTGGCCTGCGTTGCGTAAGCGAGCAATTACCACGGCGATCGATTAACTCCTAGTATTACACCGGTTCACTTACTCGAATGTCGTCCAgcggataaaaattattttccaacaAATAGCCCTTGAATGAAAACtgctaataaaaattgtaaatatatgtccctttaattatttaattagttgCAGACAAATTCATGCGCTTATTAGTGCATCGTTTTGTGTAAACTGATCCCTCCTAAGAAACGGCCGTAGTGAAAACGATTGTAGTAAAGCATATAGATTATGAGAAATAGACGGAGCAGAAAAAAATCGCTTGAGTTTCGTGAGCTAATGGCGATGctgggaaaaaaagaaaaaaaaattaacacgtTTCActctttagaaaattaatccgCAAACGACGACAGCTGTTATGATATCTACATTCGTCTGCTGTACTTTCTAtcaatctaaataatttatattacccCTAAAAACTGACCTACGATTTCTATCACGtacctttttttattcatcaaATCAGCAAGATACTTATCCTTTCGAGCAGAcacttgatttttaattaacaaaaccGTATTCATTCTGCGAcgaaaaagatgaaagaaaaaagaaccgaGATCAAGGAGACGACCATTTGTAATCGCTAATTAGGCGTTTAGGAAAATTCAGATGGATAACTGTGCAGAAAACCCAACGTtgtaatacaatattaataacaataatctCTGGGCGAACATGCACGGAAAGATGACAGCTCATGCGACTTTATTCAACATGCTTCGATTGTTTCACCGTGCATGCAAATCGAGAACGGAAAAGACTTTAAAACGCGCGTatgtcaaagaaaaaaaagaaagaaaaaaaaaagaaagaaaaaaaaaactataatgttagaaggaagaaaagattCGAGGCGATAACTGGGAAACGAGGAAACGGCAATTTCTCAAGGCGAACGacgtgaaaaagaagaagtcgGAGCACGTGCTTGGAGTACGAGGTGCGCGGGGTCGTGATATAGTCGACGAAAGACAATTTACAGGAAATTGTAAATgaggcaaaaagaaaaaaaaagaaaagaaggaggagaaaaaaaaagaaaaaaaaattcaagacaCGGGACCAAATCTCATGCATTCGAGTGCGGTGCTAGAGTACGGACGGCATGCTTTTCGAAGGAAGGACTTACGATCGTCGCTGGCGGTCTCCGTGTACGAATCCAGCGGGAGCGGCCGAGATTGATCTCTAGGCGAATCGATCAGGTTATAATCAGTGAGAGCTTTAGGGTCTTTCCTCTGACAACACGCGTACATAATGCCGCCGCAGCTGCCGTCCAATAGGCCAGCAGTCATCCAGCACATTAGAAAAAATTCGCAGCTCCGTCCGTCCGCGCACAATGTATCGTCGCCTTTCCACAGCGGCCTTTTTTGTTGGCGCGTCTCTGCGGAAAATAGGGAAACTCTTGTTTCTCCCGGCTGTTCTAGTTACGCGATTCCTCCTGGGCGACTGTCGAGCTATTGATTGCGGGCCGCATTTCTAATTCGCCCGAAAGCGGAAAACCTCGCGAACAACCTCGCGGAAAGGCGTCGTTGCGCTTCCTATCTGAGCTTGAAATCTAATCGCGATCTACACGGCAACGTGTTGCCGAAAACAGGAACGGCTACTCTCACAATCCTTTTATatcagtaaaaattaaaaaaaaaattattacatatgtacttaaattatattatcgatGGTCAATGCAATTATTagtcaataataaaaaaaaaaaaaaggaggcgCGTCGCCGCTCATACTTCGCCGATTACTCCAAGTCTAACTTCGAAAGACAAAACagccgcgaataaaaattcacgTCTGATCTTTACTTCAATCAAAcgctatatttttaattaaattaaaattatatatataaatatatttgtttcaaCAAGatcgttatatttttctgcaatttaatttacacgatatttataatttgtatttaaaatattaaaaatagtagaatcgtattaaaaattaaaatattaaagaacaaaaagattAAATCAATCTTGCTGAAATTTGTCAGGATAAAATTGTTCAAGGTAAGTACGGAGctgcggaaagaaaaaaaaaaaagaaaaaaaagaataataacaTTATCAACTGTGTTTCTCCGGCAACGGACTTTCTATAAAAACATTTGGGCAATCGTAAAAGGACCTCGTACCAGTTCAGCGTGACAACGATCTACCGTCCGGCGGCAAAGCGCGACGTCGACGATGTCGTAACGATTTCCGCGTCTTGGACCACGACGGAAGTCGTCGACTGTAATGGAAATAAGTTTCGCGCACCATTAAGAAGTGGGACATTGCGCGACTAACCGTCCAATTTTTACGAGTTTACGCGAAAGGCCGAAGTCACCGAGGCGATCGAGCGGACCGAGCAAGCAAGCAGAAATTGCGAACTTGGACGGAATCGGAGATTTCCACAAGTAAGATCGTCACGGCCGGAATCGAGTTTCGTGATTTCCaccagcagatgctcacgtacCTGTTTCCAATCTGGGATAGTCGTCCGGCGTCTGCTTCCGGAggtctgaaataaaaataaggtgccattttgaaaaaaaaagcggcgtAATTGCGAAACAGGAAAAGGATCCGCTTCCTGCGAAAAGAACAAGCCGTTTTGTTTGATTTAAAAACGCATAAAAAGTTCGCGCGGGATTTGTTTAAGaaacaaagtaattaaaattagaatttaaaaaaaattaaaataaaatattgctgcaaaaattaattatcttcatTTTTACAGCTttgggattaaaaaaatatctgataTTCTTATAAGTACGGGCACTCTGTAATCGTGAGTTAGTAATTGTCACAGTTTGCTGCACCGGCATTACACATCTAGCGCGTTTATATGCTCACGAGCCAGTTCACTCGATCGCACCGGAGATAAGTGTCGGTTCGTTTACAATTGAAATGCTTCGAAAGTCCCAGATAGTACATCATTTGCACGCTTCTCTAAGCACCTCGCCAATGAAGCGCCATTTGCAGAGCGAATCGAATTACAGGAATAACGGGattacgcgagcgcgcgaagaaaaggaagaaagtaAAAGGGAAAAGTGTTTATTATGCACTCAAAGAATAACGAACGGCACTAAACGTAGACCCGTATAAAATATCGCGGTGCGTTCAAGTAATATACGTGTTCAACACATCATTTCTAATACTGCATTTAAAACACCGAGAATGTACATTTAACGAGCATGCGACTACCCTTCAAATATTAGACATCCACGATTTATAGTTTATcatctaataaattataataaatataaaaggtacaataaaaaatgtcccaacatttgtaaataaaaagtaggTCTCGAATATATGAAATagacgttaaaatattactaaattattctatcccgaaaaaaaataaaaataaaaaaaggccTCTTACCTCTGATGTCATCCTCGAAGTCCGGCAGCTGGTTGGATTGCTGGAAAAAGGAGGCCGCGCCATTTCCGACTGGCGGCAGAAAATCGTTGTCGCGGAATATCAGCCGCGGCGTCCGGTGGGACATCACCGGCCTATTGTAGTCGGCGACAGCCGGACTTCTCCAGAGGGACTTGTGCTGTCTCCACGAGCCTGGGAGCTGTACCTGCGGGACGAGACGCGCGGCTGGATGCGCCCCGAAATTGCGGCCGTGCGGCATAGGGCCGGCCTCGAAGAGATAAGCGGACCCAGTTGGAAACCGTACATATCGCCGTCGGCGTATCGCCAGGGCGCCGGTGCGATTGGCCTCGTCTCTTAAGACGTCGACGGTCGAGAGGTCGGAGTTCGCGAAGCGCTGCACCTCGCCCGCCATCAAGTTCGAGAAGAGACTCAGGACGACTGCAGCGAAAAGCCAGTGGTGCGGCCTCGATGCACCCATCGTTTTACTGGGATTAGAAATTGTTATTCTAGACTGAATACAacgtcgaaataaaaagaaatatacagAATGCGTTATATgtgttattatttatcgaaagATTCTATGTCGTTGACGTATCAGATTTTTAAATGGACGAAGGCACGTCTGAGTGAGATTTCTAGGATTTATAGGTGCTTGCATCTTAAACATTCCGCCGCTACTTAATTCAGATTCTAgatcgaggaattttctcttcgAGTTTCACGAGTCGTTAATCATCATCGGGCGCCATATTAGAACTGATTCCTAGCGAAAGGAAATGCGCATCGTTCGGAACTCGCGGCCAAGTGGAATCGTCGAAGATTCTGAGTCCGACATCGGGGAATACCACTCGTACCCACAATTATTGGTAGTGGTTTTGCGGTAAATCGAAGAACTTTCTTTTGGCAGGGAATCGTTCACGATCACTGCTCTCGTTTACgaagcgataaaaaaagaaaaaaaaataaaagaaaaaagaagcgtCGTAGGAATTTACATTTCTgcttagaaaatttaaatgacgTTCAGcggctatttttatttctactcaTTCGGCGTAGGAAGACTTTGTGTGAGACAACATCTTGGATACAAACGAAGCTAAATGGAAAAGAACTTCCGCGTGGCCCGTGAATTCTTCTTGGTAGGACGGGGACGAAATCCAGTTTGCGTCACGATCCTCCGTAACGAGTGAAAGTAAAGAGGTTCACCCGGAACCGAAGATCATGGCATTTATACATGAGAAAGATTCACCGAACGTGCTTAAATTCACCAACGTCTCTGTCGAAAGAAATTATCGCCCACGAGCGGCATTAGCGAGAGAAAACGATGCGTTAGTAAAGCTTCACCGAGGCTTCCTCATTCGCAACCCGTGAGTCTCCGATTTTAGCCTTACATAATTAAACCATTAACGTGCGaatctttttacaaaataaaactacattaataaataaataaatgaattaattaagcggagtatttaataaataagattaaaataaaattttttataaattcaccGTAAATTGTCTGTAAAATCAGAAATcactttctttaaaatttccaAGTGTTGAATATACGAGAGTTAAATatacgaaaaaagaaaacaatattaaGGGGGATTATAATTGTTCGTTAAATA
Coding sequences:
- the LOC139103608 gene encoding brain-specific serine protease 4, which gives rise to MGASRPHHWLFAAVVLSLFSNLMAGEVQRFANSDLSTVDVLRDEANRTGALAIRRRRYVRFPTGSAYLFEAGPMPHGRNFGAHPAARLVPQVQLPGSWRQHKSLWRSPAVADYNRPVMSHRTPRLIFRDNDFLPPVGNGAASFFQQSNQLPDFEDDIRDLRKQTPDDYPRLETETRQQKRPLWKGDDTLCADGRSCEFFLMCWMTAGLLDGSCGGIMYACCQRKDPKALTDYNLIDSPRDQSRPLPLDSYTETASDDRCGIPVVSKQIAQRRIVGGDDAGFGSFPWQAYIRIGSSRCGGTLVNRFHVVTAGHCVAKASARQVQVTLGDYVVNSASESLPAYTFGVREIRVHPYFKFTPQADRFDVAVLRLDRPVHYMPHIAPICLPEKNEDFLGQYGWAAGWGALQAGSRLRPKTLQAVDVPVIDNRLCERWHRSNGINVVIYDEMMCAGYRSGGKDSCQGDSGGPLMLEKTGRWYLIGIVSAGYSCAQPGQPGIYHRVAKTVDWITYVINS